One window of Catonella massiliensis genomic DNA carries:
- a CDS encoding TVP38/TMEM64 family protein, producing the protein MKSKRKKLRYIALAGIVIFFIVYFAFADFRNNLNTAFATISKLDTTVVIEYLKSFGPLTAVVSFILMILQSIAAPIPAFLITLSNAAIFGWVWGAVLSWSSAMVGAALCFFLARALGRDVVEKLTSKGAMESVDVFFERYGKYAILICRLLPFVSFDFVSYGAGLTNMGFWSFFIATGIGQLPATIVYSYVGGTLSGGAQKLFVGLLSLFALSIVIGIIKKIYNDKHKVEKEKGIELPTEE; encoded by the coding sequence ATCAAGAGTAAGAGAAAGAAACTTAGATATATTGCGCTTGCAGGCATTGTAATCTTCTTCATCGTTTACTTTGCTTTTGCAGACTTTAGAAATAATCTCAATACTGCTTTTGCTACCATATCAAAGCTTGATACAACTGTAGTTATAGAGTATCTTAAGTCATTTGGTCCTCTTACCGCTGTAGTTTCATTCATACTTATGATACTTCAGTCAATAGCGGCTCCTATCCCTGCCTTCCTCATCACCCTTTCAAATGCAGCCATCTTCGGCTGGGTATGGGGTGCGGTTCTCTCCTGGTCTTCAGCAATGGTAGGTGCAGCTCTCTGCTTCTTCCTTGCAAGAGCACTTGGTAGAGATGTAGTAGAGAAACTTACCAGCAAGGGTGCTATGGAAAGCGTAGACGTATTCTTTGAAAGATATGGAAAATATGCAATCTTAATCTGCCGTCTCCTTCCTTTCGTATCATTTGACTTTGTAAGCTACGGCGCAGGTCTTACCAATATGGGCTTCTGGTCTTTCTTTATTGCTACAGGTATAGGCCAGCTTCCTGCAACCATCGTTTATTCTTATGTAGGCGGTACACTTTCAGGTGGAGCACAGAAGCTTTTCGTAGGCCTCCTTTCACTCTTTGCACTTTCAATCGTAATCGGTATAATCAAGAAAATCTATAACGATAAGCACAAGGTAGAGAAGGAAAAAGGAATCGAGCTTCCTACTGAAGAATAA
- a CDS encoding YdjY domain-containing protein: MKTKRTLIAALLCATMALTVGCGGQSSANKTSSTTASAKASSTAASTTSTAASSKASSTASAAKSTASNAAADEVDGVSLANPIKIDKEAKTVTVLCSVNGQYFTQPTRHASVFKDGSNGTKSIFTAYGTALDFYDALIAIGAKEGGNMTVDNKETTHVEGDPIKCEVTWNGAGKYYDYNEVIIDSNKKPIEMRFGGNRKTAEAKNTGCLSCLDSCPVGIVSNTTYTYGAVETRGEVGFTGNADILPEDGTYVAVKYTLEK, from the coding sequence ATGAAAACAAAAAGAACTTTAATCGCTGCACTTCTTTGTGCAACCATGGCACTTACTGTAGGTTGTGGCGGACAGTCTAGTGCAAACAAGACTTCAAGCACTACTGCTTCAGCTAAGGCTTCAAGCACTGCTGCTTCTACAACAAGCACTGCTGCTTCAAGCAAGGCTTCAAGTACAGCAAGTGCTGCAAAAAGCACAGCTTCTAACGCCGCTGCTGATGAAGTAGATGGCGTATCTCTTGCTAACCCAATTAAGATTGACAAGGAAGCTAAGACAGTTACCGTTTTATGTAGTGTAAACGGTCAGTACTTTACACAGCCAACCAGACACGCATCCGTATTTAAGGATGGCAGTAACGGTACAAAGTCAATATTCACAGCTTATGGCACTGCCCTTGATTTCTATGATGCACTCATTGCAATCGGTGCAAAAGAAGGCGGCAACATGACTGTAGACAATAAGGAAACCACTCACGTTGAGGGAGATCCTATCAAGTGTGAAGTTACCTGGAACGGTGCAGGTAAGTACTATGACTACAACGAAGTAATTATCGACAGCAACAAGAAGCCTATTGAGATGAGATTTGGCGGAAACCGCAAGACTGCAGAAGCTAAGAACACAGGCTGCTTATCCTGCCTTGATTCTTGTCCTGTAGGTATCGTTTCAAATACTACTTATACATATGGCGCCGTTGAGACCAGAGGAGAGGTTGGCTTTACCGGTAATGCTGATATTCTTCCTGAAGATGGAACTTATGTAGCTGTTAAGTACACACTCGAGAAGTAA
- a CDS encoding TVP38/TMEM64 family protein encodes MKLNKSTKKIIIFVLIIAVVVIANHFLGLSSYLKMDKLMELKTVVADNFLLAAVIYVAATVAGSVLLALPGVSFAIAAGILFDAFWGTLLCTLAASIGAIVAFIAGRFFLRDQIKPMAMKNKYLKKYLFDDMKKNGVFVLMITRLVPLFPFNLQNFAYGITDIKLSTYSIFTFIFILPGTAMYTVGTAGFADSKNRVLYIGIAIALAVVVFLTAYLFRKFVVDKEMPKEISEENKESSEKKSE; translated from the coding sequence ATGAAACTAAATAAATCTACAAAAAAGATAATTATATTTGTACTTATTATTGCTGTAGTTGTGATAGCTAATCATTTCTTAGGGCTGTCTTCTTACCTTAAGATGGATAAGCTGATGGAGCTTAAGACAGTGGTTGCTGACAACTTTCTACTGGCGGCTGTTATCTATGTGGCCGCCACCGTTGCAGGCAGCGTTCTTCTTGCCCTTCCGGGGGTGAGCTTTGCGATAGCTGCAGGCATACTCTTTGACGCATTCTGGGGTACCTTGCTTTGTACCCTGGCAGCGAGCATTGGTGCAATAGTAGCATTTATAGCGGGAAGGTTCTTTCTTAGAGACCAGATTAAGCCTATGGCTATGAAGAATAAGTATCTTAAAAAGTATCTTTTTGATGATATGAAGAAGAACGGAGTCTTTGTACTTATGATAACAAGGCTTGTGCCACTCTTTCCTTTCAATCTTCAGAACTTTGCATACGGAATCACTGATATAAAGCTATCCACCTATTCTATATTTACTTTTATCTTCATCCTCCCGGGTACTGCTATGTATACGGTGGGAACAGCAGGCTTTGCTGACAGTAAGAACAGGGTATTATACATAGGGATAGCGATAGCTCTTGCAGTGGTGGTCTTCCTTACAGCCTACCTCTTTAGGAAGTTTGTGGTAGATAAGGAGATGCCGAAGGAAATTTCTGAAGAAAACAAGGAAAGCTCTGAGAAAAAGTCTGAATAA
- a CDS encoding M42 family metallopeptidase, producing MELKKYEELLISNIKALMSVDSPSGFTHNATELVKKMVTDLGYKCTQNNLGNVVVEVEGEDDSEPLGMSAHLDTLGLMVRSIKANGDLTFTVVGSPVTPSLDGEYCRIYTREGKVYEGTVISETPAKHVFKDANTHPREAENMVIRLDEVVRSKEDVVKLGIAAGDFVCYDPKTTFTSSGFLKSRFIDDKACAGIFITLLTIFKELGIKPKHKTYLCFSVHEEIGYGGATLPKDMKELLVVDMGCIGDDLNCRETDVSICAKDSSGPYDYDMTTKLVELSKKHNLPYVTDIYPMYSSDAIAAWRAGHDVRCALIGPGVAASHGMERTHIQGLMATVELILHYIQ from the coding sequence ATGGAACTAAAGAAATATGAAGAGCTTCTTATAAGCAATATCAAGGCACTTATGAGTGTTGACAGTCCTTCGGGATTTACCCACAATGCTACAGAGCTTGTAAAGAAGATGGTAACTGACCTTGGCTATAAGTGTACTCAGAACAATCTGGGCAATGTAGTGGTTGAGGTTGAAGGAGAGGATGACAGTGAGCCACTTGGTATGTCTGCCCACCTCGATACCTTAGGGCTTATGGTCCGCTCCATTAAGGCTAACGGAGACCTTACCTTTACTGTAGTAGGCTCACCTGTCACACCTAGTCTTGACGGCGAATACTGCCGTATATACACAAGAGAAGGCAAGGTGTATGAGGGAACAGTTATATCTGAAACTCCAGCCAAGCACGTATTTAAGGATGCCAATACCCACCCAAGAGAAGCTGAAAATATGGTTATCCGTCTGGATGAGGTGGTTCGCTCCAAGGAAGATGTGGTGAAGCTTGGCATAGCCGCAGGAGACTTTGTCTGCTACGACCCTAAGACTACCTTTACTTCCTCAGGCTTCCTTAAGTCACGCTTTATAGATGATAAGGCCTGCGCAGGTATCTTCATTACTCTGCTTACCATATTTAAGGAGCTTGGCATTAAGCCAAAGCACAAGACCTATCTCTGCTTCTCAGTTCATGAGGAGATAGGCTACGGTGGTGCTACTCTTCCAAAGGACATGAAGGAGCTTTTGGTAGTGGATATGGGCTGTATAGGAGATGACCTTAACTGCAGGGAGACAGATGTATCCATCTGTGCAAAAGACAGCTCAGGTCCTTATGACTATGACATGACAACCAAGCTTGTAGAGCTTAGCAAAAAGCATAATCTCCCTTATGTTACCGACATCTATCCTATGTATTCCTCAGATGCCATCGCAGCCTGGAGGGCAGGACATGATGTGCGCTGCGCCCTTATAGGACCTGGTGTTGCAGCTTCTCATGGCATGGAGAGAACACACATACAGGGCCTTATGGCTACTGTAGAGCTGATTTTACATTATATTCAGTAA
- a CDS encoding DUF4885 family protein: protein MDITRTTTPNAGSPSYQLEGRTAQNSYKGPSVELKDKIDKMYEEINRKNKSFADPEDHIRRKYFDPTYLHYQVLDGNLSSGNRMDAYINEMKVLKGGKPNVSVIDYAYRGYEAPRIHGEIESFRRAIHDRLNMDFQVSKLFEENGIRIPNGVSLTFRSDLYTKRITVLGKIDDNLKQKIETVLNQGKNADVLSLHIVQSASSLGKSEQYSLEKSRLWNLANKIYRYTGYDMRDLEARDGSFFTKDGENILEKVAEGVKNATKGNTPTEQRAALGLLRSDVKYFSEKGIYKENAFTDIEFKDGHLLDVRQKYKYGVGQNGWIHDMAKEKGVDDYELSKDGIKLLSKGEPFTVPSGKIAAYQKTQKEDDLPLHRVIKKALDEFFDKIKLDIPMGTNLKIFYDKMPHKLFVYGIHSSVISDMVNSSINQNKEFLDLFSKLSMVNFSKKI from the coding sequence ATGGATATTACAAGGACTACTACGCCTAACGCTGGTAGTCCTTCCTACCAACTGGAAGGACGAACAGCTCAGAATTCATATAAGGGACCGTCAGTAGAGTTAAAAGACAAAATTGATAAAATGTATGAAGAAATCAATCGCAAAAACAAGTCTTTTGCTGATCCAGAAGATCATATACGTAGAAAATATTTCGACCCAACCTACTTACACTATCAGGTTTTAGATGGTAATCTTAGTTCAGGAAATCGTATGGATGCATATATTAACGAGATGAAAGTTTTAAAGGGCGGAAAACCTAATGTTTCTGTTATAGACTATGCTTACCGCGGCTATGAAGCACCTAGAATTCATGGAGAAATAGAGAGCTTTAGAAGAGCTATTCATGACAGGCTTAACATGGACTTTCAGGTATCTAAACTCTTTGAAGAAAATGGCATTCGTATTCCAAACGGAGTTTCCCTGACCTTTAGGAGCGATTTATATACTAAGAGGATAACTGTTTTAGGAAAGATAGATGATAATTTAAAACAAAAGATTGAAACTGTTTTAAACCAAGGAAAGAATGCTGATGTCTTATCATTGCATATTGTTCAGTCAGCTTCATCCCTTGGGAAGTCTGAGCAGTACAGCCTTGAAAAGAGCAGGCTTTGGAATTTAGCCAATAAAATTTACCGTTATACCGGCTATGATATGAGGGATTTGGAAGCAAGGGACGGCAGCTTTTTCACAAAGGATGGAGAGAATATTCTAGAAAAAGTCGCAGAGGGCGTTAAAAATGCAACCAAAGGCAATACTCCGACCGAACAGAGGGCAGCATTAGGCCTGTTAAGGTCAGATGTGAAATACTTTTCAGAAAAAGGTATTTATAAAGAAAATGCCTTTACTGATATTGAGTTTAAGGATGGTCACTTGCTTGATGTACGGCAAAAATATAAATACGGAGTAGGGCAAAATGGCTGGATACACGATATGGCAAAGGAAAAAGGAGTGGATGATTATGAGCTTTCTAAGGACGGAATCAAACTCCTATCTAAAGGAGAGCCTTTTACAGTACCTTCCGGAAAGATTGCAGCCTACCAAAAGACACAAAAAGAAGATGATTTACCGCTACATAGAGTTATAAAGAAGGCTCTTGATGAGTTTTTTGATAAAATTAAACTTGATATACCTATGGGTACAAACCTTAAGATTTTTTATGATAAAATGCCACATAAACTTTTTGTATATGGCATACACAGTAGTGTGATTTCTGATATGGTAAATTCATCTATCAATCAGAATAAAGAATTTCTGGATTTGTTTTCAAAGTTGTCTATGGTTAATTTTTCTAAAAAAATATAA